A single Blastopirellula retiformator DNA region contains:
- a CDS encoding tetratricopeptide repeat protein yields the protein MASILIASPMAIQAQELRGTPNGKYNNNPTFGSFGTGSSSRHHSHSGHNSNNWNRGGNWNRGWSGGGSWNRGWNRGWAGPGYWPGGGGIYSFYGGYYPAYGGITPGYGWSPNYYQSTVYASNYWNPYGVYYRPSDQYTEYYLPPYEPAELRWGPQALKQFYGLPRTFAMEPLLSGNLADLPNPTYPTLTPELLRVALGETKPAGMPEPSQPAARERASRYVGFGDRLFKEQRFHEAMAKYRDAVAAAPDLAAPQFRLGLGYVATGRMEQGAEAFERGMQLQPQYIFTTNFNLEELYAGNPLAKNALLEGMARKTLNDPTNADNLFDVGIVLYLDGQHATARKYFSAARMRLAGADDSHLVPFLAQPGQDAAAPGGLNL from the coding sequence TTGGCGTCGATCTTGATCGCCTCCCCGATGGCGATTCAAGCCCAGGAATTGCGCGGCACGCCCAACGGCAAGTACAACAACAATCCGACCTTTGGCAGCTTTGGAACCGGCTCTAGCAGTCGCCATCATTCCCACAGCGGCCACAATTCCAACAATTGGAACCGGGGCGGAAACTGGAATCGCGGCTGGAGCGGCGGCGGAAGTTGGAACCGTGGATGGAATCGCGGTTGGGCGGGTCCCGGCTACTGGCCCGGTGGCGGCGGCATCTATAGTTTCTACGGCGGGTACTATCCCGCGTACGGCGGTATTACGCCTGGCTATGGCTGGTCACCCAATTACTACCAGTCGACCGTCTACGCTTCCAACTATTGGAATCCCTACGGCGTCTACTACCGTCCCAGCGATCAATACACCGAGTACTATCTGCCTCCGTACGAACCGGCCGAACTCCGTTGGGGCCCGCAAGCGCTGAAGCAGTTTTACGGACTGCCGCGGACCTTCGCGATGGAGCCGCTTCTCTCCGGCAACCTGGCCGATCTGCCGAACCCCACCTATCCGACGCTGACGCCGGAGTTGCTGCGGGTCGCTTTGGGCGAAACCAAACCGGCCGGCATGCCAGAGCCGTCGCAACCCGCGGCCCGCGAACGGGCGTCGCGCTACGTCGGTTTCGGCGATCGGCTCTTCAAAGAGCAAAGATTTCATGAAGCGATGGCGAAATATCGCGACGCCGTCGCCGCCGCGCCCGACTTGGCGGCGCCGCAGTTTCGGCTTGGCCTCGGCTACGTCGCGACCGGCCGCATGGAACAAGGCGCCGAAGCGTTTGAGCGCGGCATGCAGCTTCAGCCGCAGTACATCTTTACCACCAATTTCAATCTAGAAGAGCTGTACGCCGGCAATCCCCTCGCCAAAAACGCATTGCTGGAAGGGATGGCCCGCAAGACGCTGAATGATCCGACCAATGCCGACAACCTGTTTGACGTCGGCATCGTCTTGTACCTGGATGGCCAGCACGCCACGGCGCGTAAGTACTTTTCGGCCGCCCGAATGCGGTTGGCCGGGGCCGACGATTCGCACTTGGTTCCTTTCCTGGCGCAGCCCGGACAAGACGCAGCCGCCCCCGGCGGCCTCAATTTGTAG
- a CDS encoding glycosyltransferase family 39 protein — protein MNAPAMHQPDFSPRWFWTFAIVHLLLWTAVPFFTQANGPLDNVEMLNWGQQWQWGYPKHPPLPAWAAEAASYLPGDPVWSTYLLSQVCIVACFCAAWKMGRQFLTPGVALAAAVILEGSIYYNCTTPEFNNNIMAKACWALFILFAYYGIARGQVRHWAAAGVFLAAAILSKYDAALLLGATLLFSVCNRQARSCWKTPGPYVLTGVSLTLAAPHLWWLCTNDFVTLRYISARSSATHSWLNHLEHPAEFLIAQLGAIAVTLILATTMLGWRWRLRQIEPSAQLARSFVSWILLGPLALALGYSLLTGAHLRSMWGASMFTFTGVLLFAWFEFRADPALVRRTVYASALTGLLFALGLGTRNLVGDGMVNLPLRVDYPGQRLAAEIEHVWTQRTDQPLENLGGDWWLAANVNVYHPQRPAIAAEIDHDRPRWTEPNVWQTEGGVIVWELTAAGENYQAEIKRQYPNAEILPPVEFAWTKNHDRPPLRVGMAVVQPQTAPRIASPELPTRR, from the coding sequence ATGAACGCCCCAGCTATGCACCAACCCGATTTTTCGCCGCGTTGGTTCTGGACGTTCGCGATCGTCCATCTGCTGCTCTGGACCGCCGTTCCCTTTTTCACCCAGGCCAACGGCCCCCTCGACAATGTCGAGATGCTCAATTGGGGACAGCAGTGGCAGTGGGGCTATCCCAAACATCCGCCGCTGCCCGCTTGGGCGGCCGAAGCGGCCTCGTACCTGCCCGGCGATCCGGTCTGGTCGACCTATCTGTTGAGCCAGGTCTGCATTGTCGCCTGCTTCTGTGCGGCCTGGAAAATGGGGCGCCAGTTCCTCACCCCCGGCGTCGCGCTGGCCGCAGCCGTCATCCTGGAAGGGAGCATCTACTACAACTGCACGACGCCTGAATTCAACAACAACATCATGGCCAAGGCCTGCTGGGCGTTGTTCATTTTATTCGCTTACTACGGCATCGCGCGCGGGCAGGTTCGTCACTGGGCCGCAGCCGGCGTCTTCCTGGCGGCGGCGATTTTGTCGAAGTACGACGCGGCGCTGTTGCTGGGTGCGACACTGTTGTTTTCGGTCTGCAACCGGCAAGCCCGCAGCTGTTGGAAAACGCCTGGCCCCTACGTGTTGACCGGGGTCTCGCTCACCTTGGCGGCGCCCCATCTGTGGTGGCTGTGCACCAACGACTTCGTCACGCTCCGCTACATTTCGGCTCGATCTTCCGCGACTCATTCGTGGCTGAATCACCTTGAGCATCCGGCCGAGTTCCTGATCGCCCAATTGGGCGCGATCGCCGTGACGTTGATCCTGGCGACGACGATGCTCGGGTGGCGATGGCGGCTACGGCAGATTGAGCCGTCAGCCCAACTGGCCCGCAGTTTCGTCAGCTGGATCTTGCTCGGCCCGCTCGCGTTGGCGTTGGGCTATTCGCTGCTGACCGGCGCCCATCTCCGCAGCATGTGGGGCGCATCGATGTTCACCTTTACCGGCGTGCTGCTGTTCGCCTGGTTTGAATTCCGCGCCGACCCGGCGCTGGTGCGACGAACCGTTTACGCATCCGCGTTGACTGGCCTGTTGTTCGCCCTGGGCCTGGGAACGCGGAACCTGGTCGGCGATGGCATGGTCAACTTGCCGCTCCGCGTCGACTATCCCGGCCAACGTCTGGCGGCCGAAATCGAACATGTCTGGACACAGCGCACCGATCAACCACTCGAAAACCTCGGCGGCGACTGGTGGCTGGCCGCCAACGTCAACGTTTACCATCCGCAGCGACCCGCGATTGCGGCCGAGATCGATCACGATCGCCCCCGCTGGACCGAGCCAAACGTCTGGCAGACCGAAGGGGGCGTCATCGTCTGGGAACTGACCGCCGCCGGCGAAAACTACCAGGCCGAAATCAAGCGACAGTATCCCAACGCCGAGATCCTGCCGCCGGTGGAGTTCGCCTGGACGAAGAATCACGATCGACCGCCGCTGCGCGTCGGCATGGCGGTCGTACAGCCGCAAACCGCCCCGCGGATCGCCTCGCCCGAGTTGCCGACGCGGCGTTAA
- a CDS encoding dolichyl-phosphate beta-glucosyltransferase codes for MPQSLFVIPCYNEADRIDLAAFDAFAVANPEINFLFVNDGSSDATSEILHQFAGRRPDRFMAIDLPHNQGKAEAVRVGMLQALDQEAELIGFLDADLATPLAECRRLQEALARRPEIQMAIGVRLPLAGHAIQRKRIRRWIGRGFARVASTMLGIAIADTQCGAKLLRSNQLARFLFATPFLSRWIFDVEVFARLRIAGDRLAVRDAIYELPLESWREIPGSKLRPRHFLLAIGDLAMIYREYFLSRRWKERAVELRSEPETAADASAPWPAAPHSVRAKIKPTRKASA; via the coding sequence GTGCCCCAGTCTCTGTTCGTCATCCCGTGCTACAACGAAGCGGATCGGATCGATCTCGCCGCGTTCGACGCATTCGCCGTCGCCAATCCCGAGATCAACTTTCTGTTCGTCAACGACGGCAGCAGCGACGCAACCAGCGAAATCCTGCATCAGTTCGCCGGTCGCCGCCCCGATCGATTCATGGCGATCGACCTGCCGCACAACCAAGGCAAAGCCGAAGCGGTTCGCGTCGGTATGCTGCAGGCCCTCGACCAAGAGGCTGAACTGATCGGCTTTCTCGACGCCGACCTGGCGACGCCGCTGGCCGAATGTCGTCGCCTGCAGGAAGCGCTCGCAAGACGCCCCGAGATCCAGATGGCGATCGGCGTGCGACTTCCGCTGGCCGGGCACGCCATCCAGCGCAAACGGATTCGCCGCTGGATCGGCCGTGGTTTCGCCCGGGTCGCCTCGACGATGCTCGGCATCGCGATCGCCGATACCCAGTGCGGCGCCAAGCTGCTGCGCAGCAACCAGCTGGCACGGTTTCTGTTCGCGACGCCGTTCCTGTCGCGGTGGATCTTTGACGTCGAGGTCTTCGCCCGACTGCGGATTGCCGGCGATCGTCTGGCGGTACGCGATGCGATTTACGAACTGCCGCTCGAGTCGTGGCGCGAGATCCCGGGCTCGAAGCTGCGGCCGCGTCACTTTCTGCTGGCGATCGGCGACCTGGCGATGATCTACCGCGAATACTTCCTCTCGCGGCGCTGGAAAGAGCGGGCCGTCGAACTGCGGTCGGAGCCCGAAACGGCGGCGGACGCTTCGGCCCCATGGCCCGCCGCGCCGCACAGCGTCCGCGCAAAAATCAAGCCGACGCGAAAAGCGTCGGCTTGA
- a CDS encoding c-type cytochrome domain-containing protein, with protein sequence MRAFHLLAKFAACAALTAILLSPWTLGAAPTDEQRSEVRDLKVEIRKASNFLKQGRVAESTQTVKLIIERLQRLEGVDPELQEGVDQLFESLAPAHALLELEGVTLPRMRNAAVAQPTEMMAPAVPGTPTPPASTLPTMFPATNLSFTKHIAPVIVARCGNCHVSGARGGFSSSSYEVLMKGPAEGVVIFPGQDGSRFVEVIETGDMPRGGQKVSPAELTALKTWIKEGAKFDGADPKANLASLAPGAAPMPMPRLEVASASGNEKVSFGRDIAPVLVARCVSCHDQRNPPGGFSLASFQTMLRGGDSGAPLTPGKPNESLLIQLFKAPAPDRMPRNGPPLTDDQIRKFETWITEGAKFDGDSPTSSMPRVAAYAFAKNATHDELAKARVETSKSKIQLGLPGVAMSTSDRKDVFVMGALGQEANDEFADQAEKAADDVRRILKAPAGQPLVKGRVSLFLVKAKYDYNEFSKMVERRDVPPQWQGHYWYDVTDAYGMVQLPVGDAYDLDAMFAQVIASNYVASLDAPDWFADGVGRVVASRVSGKDPRVVEWGNQLQSAVGAMKKPDDFVQNKLAPDQNGAVSFAFMKTLMGRGQQFDALMQALRKGMPFDQAFAGVYGKPPSDVAKAWIASGGR encoded by the coding sequence ATGAGAGCCTTTCACCTATTGGCGAAATTCGCGGCCTGCGCCGCTTTGACGGCGATTCTGCTATCCCCCTGGACGCTCGGCGCGGCCCCGACGGACGAACAGCGGAGCGAAGTGCGCGATCTGAAGGTCGAAATCCGCAAGGCTTCCAACTTCCTGAAGCAAGGGAGAGTGGCCGAATCGACCCAGACCGTCAAGCTGATCATCGAACGCTTGCAGCGGCTGGAAGGGGTCGACCCCGAACTGCAGGAAGGGGTGGATCAGCTGTTTGAGTCGCTCGCCCCGGCCCACGCGCTACTAGAGCTGGAAGGGGTTACCCTGCCGCGAATGCGCAACGCCGCCGTCGCCCAGCCGACCGAGATGATGGCTCCGGCAGTGCCTGGAACGCCGACGCCGCCGGCCAGCACGTTGCCGACCATGTTCCCGGCGACCAATCTCAGCTTTACCAAACATATCGCCCCGGTGATCGTCGCCCGCTGCGGCAACTGTCACGTCAGTGGGGCCCGCGGCGGTTTCAGCTCTTCCAGCTACGAAGTGCTGATGAAAGGTCCGGCCGAAGGGGTTGTGATCTTCCCCGGTCAGGATGGGAGCCGCTTTGTTGAAGTGATCGAAACCGGCGACATGCCGCGCGGCGGCCAGAAGGTGTCGCCAGCCGAACTGACGGCGCTGAAAACCTGGATCAAAGAAGGCGCCAAGTTTGACGGCGCCGACCCAAAAGCGAATCTCGCGTCGCTGGCTCCCGGCGCCGCTCCGATGCCGATGCCGCGGTTGGAAGTCGCCAGCGCCAGCGGCAACGAGAAGGTCAGCTTCGGTCGCGATATCGCGCCAGTGCTGGTCGCTCGCTGCGTCAGCTGCCATGACCAACGGAATCCGCCGGGTGGCTTCAGCCTGGCGAGCTTTCAGACGATGTTGCGTGGTGGCGACAGCGGCGCTCCGCTCACCCCCGGTAAGCCGAACGAAAGCCTGTTGATTCAACTCTTCAAGGCGCCGGCGCCCGATCGGATGCCGCGCAACGGTCCGCCGCTGACCGACGACCAAATCAGGAAGTTTGAGACCTGGATCACCGAAGGCGCCAAGTTTGACGGCGACTCGCCGACTTCGTCGATGCCCCGCGTGGCCGCCTATGCGTTCGCCAAGAATGCGACGCACGACGAACTGGCCAAGGCCCGCGTCGAAACCAGCAAGTCGAAGATTCAGCTTGGTCTGCCGGGCGTGGCGATGTCGACCTCCGACCGCAAAGACGTCTTTGTGATGGGCGCCTTGGGGCAAGAGGCGAATGACGAGTTCGCCGACCAGGCCGAAAAAGCGGCCGATGACGTTCGCCGCATCTTGAAGGCCCCGGCCGGTCAGCCGCTGGTCAAAGGACGCGTCTCGCTCTTCTTGGTCAAAGCGAAGTACGACTACAACGAATTCAGCAAGATGGTCGAACGCCGCGACGTTCCGCCGCAATGGCAAGGCCACTACTGGTACGACGTGACCGACGCCTACGGCATGGTGCAATTGCCGGTCGGCGACGCGTACGATCTGGATGCGATGTTCGCTCAGGTCATCGCCAGCAACTACGTCGCCAGCCTTGACGCTCCCGATTGGTTCGCCGACGGCGTCGGCCGAGTCGTCGCGTCGCGCGTCTCGGGCAAAGACCCTCGGGTTGTCGAATGGGGGAACCAACTGCAGTCGGCGGTCGGCGCGATGAAGAAGCCGGACGACTTTGTGCAGAACAAGTTGGCGCCCGATCAGAACGGCGCCGTCAGCTTCGCCTTCATGAAGACCCTGATGGGCCGCGGTCAGCAGTTTGACGCGTTGATGCAGGCCCTGCGAAAAGGGATGCCGTTTGATCAGGCGTTTGCCGGCGTCTATGGCAAACCTCCGTCCGACGTCGCCAAGGCGTGGATCGCCAGCGGCGGGCGATAA
- a CDS encoding serine/threonine protein kinase, which yields MSNITSERFIELAGRSQLIHPTQFETAVAELRAQNGGELPEDVQQTADYFVAKKYITTWHREKILQGKYKGFFLSKYKLLGHLGTGGMSSVYLGEHTVMQRKVAIKVLPRNRVKDSSYLGRFHLEAQAAAQLDHPNIVRAFDVDNEGDTHYIVMEYVPGCDLQVLVREKGPLEVETAADYIAQAADALQHAHQRGLIHRDIKPANLLLDDSGVVKVLDMGLARFTRDDATSLTLANQESVLGTADYLSPEQAVNSHKVDGRADLYSLGCSLYFLLVGHPPFPDGSLAQRIAKHQTINPEKLRKLRPNCPALLAKICEKLMMKKPEQRYQSASEVAVALRDWLKQRRSGADEELTVAGEEVELRQAKAEGGKSGTVAPSTMPRVAELLEELDDGNSGILNSETVRGQRVETDAGLSSAGRSSAGLSSAGRGKPLPVARALDDDLLSSMSDPGASGVLDVSIADPLMTAGESVGGATMISREALQNRVSEKEAARDKRSRSKSHGSSGINLNFAGVPAFIWIAIGLLFLLIGVLLFLMLQKIEDEDTPAPTQKMGFEVSHNAGDYYPSCLAERVS from the coding sequence ATGAGTAACATTACTTCCGAACGTTTCATTGAACTTGCCGGGCGATCACAACTGATCCACCCCACGCAATTTGAAACCGCCGTTGCTGAGCTGCGCGCTCAAAACGGGGGAGAATTGCCGGAAGATGTGCAGCAGACGGCCGATTACTTCGTCGCCAAGAAGTACATCACCACCTGGCACCGCGAGAAGATCCTGCAGGGGAAATACAAGGGTTTCTTCCTCTCCAAGTACAAGCTGTTGGGCCATTTAGGGACCGGCGGCATGAGCAGCGTTTACCTGGGCGAGCATACGGTGATGCAGCGCAAGGTGGCGATCAAAGTGCTCCCCCGCAATCGCGTCAAAGATTCGTCCTATCTGGGTCGATTCCATCTCGAAGCGCAGGCGGCGGCTCAACTGGACCATCCCAACATCGTGCGGGCCTTCGACGTCGATAACGAAGGGGATACCCATTACATCGTGATGGAGTACGTCCCGGGGTGCGACTTGCAGGTCTTGGTCCGCGAGAAAGGTCCGCTGGAAGTCGAAACCGCGGCCGACTACATCGCCCAAGCGGCCGACGCCTTGCAGCACGCCCATCAGCGGGGTCTGATCCACCGCGACATCAAACCGGCCAACTTGCTGCTGGACGATAGCGGCGTGGTGAAAGTCCTGGATATGGGACTGGCCCGGTTCACCCGAGACGACGCCACCTCGCTGACGCTCGCCAATCAAGAGAGCGTGCTAGGCACGGCCGACTATCTGTCGCCGGAACAAGCGGTCAACAGTCACAAGGTGGATGGTCGCGCTGACCTTTATAGTCTCGGGTGCTCGCTCTATTTCCTGTTGGTCGGCCATCCGCCGTTTCCGGACGGCAGTCTGGCGCAGCGGATTGCCAAACACCAAACGATCAATCCCGAGAAGCTGCGGAAGTTGCGCCCCAATTGCCCTGCTTTGCTGGCGAAAATCTGCGAAAAGCTGATGATGAAGAAGCCGGAGCAGCGGTATCAATCGGCCAGCGAAGTGGCCGTCGCCCTCCGAGATTGGCTGAAACAGCGACGCAGCGGCGCTGACGAAGAACTGACCGTCGCCGGTGAAGAAGTCGAGCTGCGGCAAGCCAAGGCCGAAGGGGGCAAGTCGGGCACGGTCGCCCCGTCGACGATGCCCCGCGTGGCCGAACTGCTGGAAGAACTGGACGACGGCAACTCTGGCATCCTCAATTCCGAAACGGTCCGCGGTCAACGCGTTGAAACCGATGCCGGCCTCTCCAGCGCCGGACGCTCCAGCGCCGGCCTCTCCAGCGCCGGTCGCGGCAAGCCGTTGCCGGTGGCGCGGGCGCTGGATGACGATTTGCTGTCGTCGATGTCCGATCCTGGCGCCAGCGGGGTGTTGGATGTTAGCATCGCTGATCCGCTAATGACGGCCGGCGAGAGCGTCGGCGGCGCGACGATGATCTCGCGCGAAGCGCTGCAGAACCGCGTCAGTGAGAAAGAAGCGGCCCGCGATAAACGCTCGCGATCGAAGTCGCACGGCAGCAGCGGCATCAACCTGAACTTCGCTGGCGTTCCCGCATTCATCTGGATTGCCATTGGACTTCTGTTCTTATTGATTGGCGTGCTGTTATTTTTGATGCTGCAGAAGATCGAAGACGAAGATACGCCGGCGCCGACGCAGAAAATGGGCTTCGAAGTGTCGCACAATGCTGGCGATTACTATCCCAGCTGCCTCGCCGAGAGGGTCTCTTAG
- a CDS encoding glutaredoxin family protein yields the protein MTAYHTRLFTRPGCHLCEDAEQILLRHGIVAEPVNIDEDPQLKEKYGCCIPVVEINGKVRFRGKVNEVLLRRLLASVEA from the coding sequence ATGACCGCTTACCACACGCGACTGTTTACCCGGCCTGGTTGTCATCTGTGCGAAGACGCCGAGCAAATCTTGCTGCGCCACGGCATCGTCGCCGAGCCGGTCAACATCGACGAAGACCCGCAGCTGAAGGAAAAGTACGGCTGCTGCATCCCGGTCGTCGAGATCAACGGCAAGGTCCGCTTCCGGGGCAAAGTGAATGAAGTCCTCCTGCGGCGGTTGTTGGCGTCGGTCGAAGCATAA
- a CDS encoding TIGR04282 family arsenosugar biosynthesis glycosyltransferase has protein sequence MEVLGMFAKYWRAGEVKTRLGATIGMAAAAAVHQLFVQTSLARFRHLGDRRELQFSPSTESQAFAAVAGDAWQVTPQAPGDLGDRITYYFATQLGGGATQTLLIGSDSPNLPIDYVRAAFRHLDDHDVVLGPAVDGGYYLIGLRQRCDALFTDIAWSTSDVLEQTLAKCDSLNLRTAQTPTWYDVDDKSDLKRLLAEPPECDADPDLRALHTQLNLILADCPPL, from the coding sequence ATGGAAGTCTTGGGGATGTTCGCCAAGTATTGGCGAGCCGGCGAAGTGAAGACCCGTTTGGGGGCGACGATCGGCATGGCGGCCGCCGCGGCGGTGCACCAGTTGTTCGTGCAAACCTCGCTTGCGCGGTTTCGACACCTGGGAGATCGGCGGGAACTGCAGTTTTCTCCCTCGACCGAATCGCAAGCCTTCGCCGCCGTCGCGGGCGATGCCTGGCAGGTGACGCCGCAAGCCCCAGGGGATCTGGGGGATCGCATCACTTACTACTTCGCCACGCAACTAGGGGGCGGCGCAACTCAGACGCTGCTGATTGGCTCGGACAGCCCGAATTTGCCGATCGACTATGTGCGAGCCGCGTTTCGCCACCTGGACGATCACGATGTCGTCCTGGGCCCGGCCGTCGACGGGGGATACTACTTAATAGGGCTGCGTCAGCGGTGCGATGCGTTGTTTACCGATATCGCCTGGAGCACGTCGGACGTCTTGGAGCAAACGCTCGCCAAGTGCGACTCCCTTAACCTGCGAACCGCCCAGACCCCAACATGGTACGATGTCGATGATAAATCCGACCTAAAGCGGCTGCTGGCCGAACCGCCGGAATGCGACGCCGATCCTGATCTACGTGCCCTGCATACTCAGCTGAATTTGATTCTCGCCGATTGCCCGCCCCTGTGA
- the thiO gene encoding glycine oxidase ThiO — MNSDAQPTSTCSSHADCLVIGGGAIGLSLAYELATHGLSVTLLDKGEIGKAASWAGAGLLPPATIGAAVEPQEQLRALSHQLHAEWSVRLREETGIDNEYERSGGYYLARKVGEAAALSTMVSQWTEEGIAVERISSEELHARVPDLAPELKARSAYHLPDEAIVRNPRHLQALRQACSQRGVTFVDHVEAVDFQLAGDRITAVTTNQGSVTADKYCIAAGAWSQRLTDALLAQVGFTHAAKTPDIEPIRGQMLLLDAGERFFTAPLNEGPRYLVPRRDGLVLVGSTVEEAGFDCSTTNEIARELREFACQLLPRLETAEIRQSWAGLRPASIDGIPYIGAMPGIANAYVAAGHFRSGLHLSPGTAVLLGRLIREVEVEFDLSPFRVDRS, encoded by the coding sequence GTGAATTCTGACGCTCAACCTACTTCGACTTGCTCTTCCCACGCTGACTGCCTTGTAATCGGCGGCGGGGCGATTGGCCTTTCGCTCGCTTACGAACTGGCGACGCATGGCCTCTCGGTCACGCTGCTCGACAAAGGCGAAATCGGCAAAGCCGCCTCCTGGGCTGGCGCTGGCCTGTTGCCCCCGGCCACGATCGGCGCGGCGGTTGAGCCGCAGGAACAACTGCGGGCCCTTAGTCATCAACTGCACGCCGAGTGGTCGGTCCGCCTGCGCGAAGAAACCGGCATCGACAACGAGTACGAGCGCTCTGGCGGCTACTATCTGGCCCGCAAAGTAGGGGAAGCGGCGGCGCTGTCCACCATGGTCAGCCAATGGACCGAAGAGGGAATCGCGGTCGAGCGGATCAGTTCGGAAGAACTCCACGCTCGCGTCCCGGATCTAGCGCCCGAGCTAAAAGCCCGCTCGGCCTATCATCTGCCCGATGAAGCGATCGTTCGCAACCCGCGACATCTGCAAGCGCTGCGTCAGGCTTGCTCGCAGCGGGGCGTGACCTTCGTTGATCATGTCGAAGCGGTCGACTTTCAGCTTGCCGGCGATCGCATCACCGCCGTGACGACCAACCAAGGGAGCGTCACCGCCGACAAATACTGCATCGCCGCCGGCGCCTGGTCGCAGCGTTTGACCGATGCGCTCTTGGCCCAAGTTGGCTTTACGCACGCCGCGAAAACGCCCGACATCGAACCAATCCGCGGGCAGATGCTGCTGCTCGACGCCGGCGAGCGGTTCTTCACGGCGCCGCTGAACGAAGGGCCGCGGTATCTGGTTCCGCGGCGCGATGGACTGGTGCTGGTCGGCTCGACGGTCGAAGAGGCAGGCTTCGATTGCTCGACGACGAACGAAATCGCCCGTGAACTGCGGGAGTTCGCCTGTCAGTTGCTGCCGCGGCTAGAAACGGCCGAGATCCGGCAAAGCTGGGCGGGCCTACGCCCGGCCAGCATCGACGGGATACCTTATATTGGCGCAATGCCCGGCATCGCCAACGCGTACGTCGCCGCAGGACATTTTCGCAGCGGCCTGCATCTTTCGCCCGGGACCGCCGTGTTGCTCGGCCGGCTGATTCGGGAGGTTGAAGTGGAGTTTGATCTTTCGCCGTTTCGCGTCGATCGCAGTTAG
- a CDS encoding protein-glutamate methylesterase/protein-glutamine glutaminase produces the protein MAGKTTRVLIVDDSALMRTLIADQLADVGGIEVCGAASSGQQALQMMKQKEPDVITLDVQMPGMDGLETLDKLLAIRPIPVIMVSAMTQLGGDITLDALERGAFDYVAKPEGLGAAESVMRDDLVRKIRSVADTDVAKVLEIRRARAEVRRKRRAAAGVTKKTSVVRPKQAEPVVANNWPCRCIAIGISTGGPPALTSLFENLPAGLPPIVIVQHMPEQFTRAFAKRLDSISQVKVKEAETGDMLEAGCAYVAPGGRHLEIRRHTRSQTRLEVFDADPVSGHRPSVDVMMRSAAKVFGDTCLGVVMTGMGRDGSDGCKAIRKGGGFVLGQDEASSDIYGMNRVAFIEGNVDKQFDLQDASATIVREAKRLRNGVVSAR, from the coding sequence ATGGCAGGAAAAACCACACGTGTGCTGATCGTCGATGACTCCGCGCTCATGCGAACGCTCATTGCCGATCAGTTGGCCGATGTCGGCGGCATTGAAGTCTGCGGCGCAGCCAGCAGTGGTCAGCAGGCCCTGCAAATGATGAAGCAAAAAGAGCCGGACGTGATCACCCTCGACGTGCAGATGCCGGGGATGGACGGACTGGAAACGCTCGATAAACTGCTCGCGATTCGCCCCATTCCGGTGATCATGGTCAGTGCGATGACCCAGTTGGGCGGCGACATCACGCTCGACGCGCTCGAACGGGGCGCCTTCGACTATGTCGCCAAGCCGGAAGGTCTGGGCGCCGCCGAGTCGGTGATGCGCGACGACCTGGTTCGCAAGATCCGCTCGGTCGCCGATACCGACGTGGCGAAGGTGCTCGAGATTCGCCGGGCCCGCGCCGAGGTTCGCCGCAAACGTCGCGCCGCCGCCGGAGTCACGAAAAAAACAAGCGTTGTCCGGCCAAAACAGGCCGAACCGGTGGTCGCCAACAATTGGCCCTGCCGCTGCATCGCGATTGGCATTTCGACCGGCGGCCCCCCCGCGTTGACTTCGCTGTTCGAAAACCTGCCGGCCGGATTGCCGCCGATCGTGATCGTGCAGCACATGCCGGAACAATTCACCCGGGCGTTCGCCAAGCGGCTCGACTCGATCTCGCAAGTGAAGGTCAAAGAAGCTGAGACCGGCGACATGCTGGAAGCGGGTTGCGCCTACGTCGCCCCCGGTGGTCGGCACCTCGAGATTCGCCGCCATACCCGCAGCCAAACGCGGCTGGAAGTGTTTGACGCCGACCCGGTCAGCGGACATCGTCCGTCGGTCGACGTGATGATGCGTTCGGCCGCCAAGGTGTTTGGCGACACTTGCCTGGGCGTGGTGATGACCGGCATGGGCCGGGATGGCTCGGACGGCTGCAAAGCGATTCGCAAAGGAGGCGGTTTCGTGCTGGGCCAGGACGAAGCGAGTTCCGACATTTACGGCATGAATCGCGTCGCCTTCATCGAAGGAAACGTCGATAAGCAGTTCGACCTGCAAGACGCCTCGGCGACGATCGTGCGCGAAGCGAAACGGCTCCGCAACGGCGTGGTGTCGGCTCGCTAA